One region of bacterium genomic DNA includes:
- the surE gene encoding 5'/3'-nucleotidase SurE, producing the protein MLILVSNDDGIYAEGIRTLAETLKKIARVVVVAPDREKSAASHSLTLHRPLRILDVKKNYYGVTGTPTDCINLGINKVLKPKRPDLIVSGINHGGNLGDDVHYSGTVSAALEGAIMGIPSIAISLVARFERPIFKPAANFAAKLAKAVLKYRLPPGMVLNVNVPNVPQNRLKGYAFGKLGKRNYGDVIVEKLDPRKKKYYWIGGDEVGYENIPGSDCNAILERKISITPLKVDMTDYPFLEKIRTWKL; encoded by the coding sequence ATGCTCATTCTAGTCTCGAACGACGACGGGATTTACGCCGAGGGGATACGAACGCTAGCCGAAACCTTGAAAAAGATCGCCAGGGTCGTGGTGGTGGCGCCGGATCGCGAGAAATCGGCCGCCAGCCATTCGCTGACTCTGCACCGGCCGCTGCGCATCCTCGATGTGAAGAAGAACTACTACGGCGTCACCGGCACGCCCACCGACTGCATCAACTTGGGCATCAACAAGGTCCTCAAGCCGAAGCGCCCCGACTTGATCGTCTCGGGCATCAATCACGGCGGCAATCTGGGCGACGACGTTCATTATTCGGGCACGGTCTCGGCAGCGCTTGAAGGCGCGATCATGGGAATCCCTTCGATCGCCATTTCGCTGGTGGCGCGTTTCGAGCGCCCGATTTTCAAGCCGGCGGCCAACTTCGCGGCCAAGCTGGCCAAGGCGGTGTTGAAATATCGGCTGCCGCCTGGCATGGTCCTCAATGTCAACGTGCCGAACGTTCCTCAGAACCGGCTCAAGGGCTACGCTTTCGGCAAGCTGGGCAAGCGCAATTACGGCGATGTGATCGTCGAGAAGCTCGATCCGCGGAAGAAGAAATACTATTGGATCGGCGGCGATGAAGTCGGCTATGAAAACATCCCGGGCAGCGACTGCAATGCGATTTTGGAGAGGAAGATATCGATCACTCCACTCAAAGTGGACATGACCGACTATCCGTTTTTGGAAAAGATCCGGACCTGGAAGCTATAA
- a CDS encoding protein-L-isoaspartate(D-aspartate) O-methyltransferase, which translates to MSLKKTSSEGGDYYISRKRMVREQLLDRGIRDERILQAFLKVPRHCFVEPGLQPMAYNDHPLSIGSGQTISQPYIVAYMLEALRLKPTDRVLEVGTGCGYQTAILAELVDQVYSIERLSELLLKARKNLKALGYRNITLKLGDGTLGWPEQAPFDAIVVAAGSPQVPRPYLEQSSESGRLIVPVGDEWSQELVLMRRETTGWVREKLSGCRFVKLKGRHGFEPS; encoded by the coding sequence ATGTCGTTGAAGAAAACCAGCAGCGAAGGTGGGGATTACTACATCTCGCGCAAGCGAATGGTGCGGGAGCAGCTCCTCGACCGCGGCATCCGCGACGAGCGGATCCTGCAGGCCTTTCTCAAGGTGCCGCGGCATTGCTTCGTCGAGCCGGGCCTCCAGCCGATGGCCTACAACGATCATCCGCTTTCGATCGGCTCGGGCCAAACCATCTCCCAACCTTACATCGTCGCCTACATGCTCGAAGCCTTGCGGCTCAAGCCGACCGATCGGGTCCTCGAAGTCGGCACCGGTTGCGGCTACCAAACCGCCATCCTGGCCGAGCTGGTCGATCAAGTCTATTCGATCGAGCGGCTCTCGGAGCTGCTGCTGAAGGCCCGCAAAAACCTCAAGGCCCTGGGCTACCGCAATATCACTCTCAAGCTCGGCGACGGAACCCTCGGCTGGCCCGAGCAGGCGCCCTTCGACGCGATCGTGGTGGCGGCCGGCTCGCCCCAAGTCCCCCGGCCCTATTTAGAGCAAAGCTCGGAGTCCGGGCGGTTGATCGTTCCGGTGGGCGACGAGTGGAGCCAAGAATTGGTGCTGATGCGGCGCGAGACCACCGGTTGGGTGCGGGAAAAGCTCAGCGGCTGCCGCTTCGTCAAATTGAAAGGGAGGCATGGCTTCGAGCCCTCGTAA
- a CDS encoding M23 family metallopeptidase: MASSPRKLVSLFLLSLLLLPGCGDFRAIFNGKPDQQVARRKNKKPRKPSPEVLQQARGKFLWPAEGPINSPYGPRSGKMHDGIDVGGDEGDPILAAAGGEVVYADRLGGYGNLIVVKHEDGFFTAYAHNEKNLVDKGDTVKQGQRIAKMGRTGNASGDHLHFEIRDESGTYDPEDFLPERRYTAK; the protein is encoded by the coding sequence ATGGCTTCGAGCCCTCGTAAGCTGGTTTCACTTTTCCTTCTCTCCCTGCTGCTCCTGCCGGGCTGCGGTGACTTTCGCGCCATTTTCAACGGCAAGCCCGATCAACAAGTCGCCCGACGCAAAAACAAGAAACCGCGCAAGCCCTCGCCCGAAGTGCTTCAGCAGGCGCGGGGTAAGTTCCTTTGGCCGGCCGAGGGCCCGATCAACTCGCCTTACGGCCCGCGCAGCGGCAAGATGCATGACGGAATCGACGTCGGCGGCGATGAGGGCGACCCGATCCTGGCGGCGGCCGGCGGCGAGGTCGTTTACGCCGACCGTCTCGGCGGCTACGGCAACCTGATCGTCGTCAAGCACGAGGACGGCTTCTTCACGGCCTATGCCCACAATGAGAAAAACCTCGTTGACAAGGGGGACACCGTGAAGCAAGGACAGCGCATCGCCAAGATGGGAAGGACCGGCAACGCCAGCGGAGATCACCTGCATTTCGAGATCCGCGACGAGAGCGGGACTTACGATCCCGAGGATTTCCTTCCCGAGCGGCGTTACACCGCCAAATAG
- a CDS encoding adenine phosphoribosyltransferase: protein MDLKKLVRDVPDFPKPGIVFKDITPLLQNPEAFRFIISSLVERYRNKPVDVIVGIESRGFLFGSVLAHALGKSFAIMRKKGKLPYTTVSYTYKLEYGEDTIELHEDAIPQGAKVLIVDDLLATGGTAGAAAHLVEKMGGKVEELAFVIELSFLDGKKALRDYPVFSLIQY from the coding sequence ATGGATCTCAAGAAGCTCGTTCGCGACGTTCCCGATTTTCCCAAGCCCGGCATCGTCTTCAAAGACATCACGCCGCTGCTTCAAAACCCCGAGGCTTTCCGTTTCATCATTTCGAGCCTGGTCGAGCGTTACCGCAATAAGCCGGTTGACGTCATCGTCGGCATCGAGTCGCGGGGCTTCCTGTTCGGGTCGGTCTTGGCCCACGCTCTGGGCAAAAGCTTCGCGATCATGCGAAAGAAGGGCAAGCTTCCCTACACGACGGTTTCCTATACGTATAAGCTGGAGTACGGCGAGGACACGATCGAACTGCACGAGGACGCCATTCCCCAAGGCGCCAAGGTCCTGATCGTCGACGATTTGCTGGCCACCGGCGGCACTGCCGGCGCCGCCGCTCATCTGGTGGAAAAAATGGGTGGGAAGGTCGAGGAGCTGGCCTTTGTCATTGAGCTAAGCTTCCTGGACGGCAAGAAGGCTTTGCGGGATTATCCGGTCTTTAGCTTGATTCAGTATTAG
- a CDS encoding MBL fold metallo-hydrolase, with translation MKKLLLLVLNFGILLFFLLVLALKWPVEAPAGEPSSFAPRAKMDSLPELSFRVFETGYSESLEAFAVRGGSLLKNHRYTHSAVLIEHPKGRVVLDSGLGTSYPAELASMSGAVGFFVKKTFHATKPLKNQADFPRLDPAKDFFLVSHAHWDHLGGMADFELPIRLLAEEKDFMLAQGGAFQHGVLPIQVEKLKDRLVPLVLESKPYENFARSLDLFGDGSLVVVSLSGHTPGSLGLFANLPSGKRFLFVGDALWSVDAEGKPQARSWAAERFSDFDPLEARKIRVKLGELIRHSNEIKLVPVHDAKALALVTQSD, from the coding sequence ATGAAAAAGCTTCTCCTCCTCGTCCTCAACTTCGGCATCCTCTTGTTCTTTCTTTTGGTGCTGGCGCTCAAGTGGCCGGTGGAAGCGCCGGCCGGCGAGCCTTCGAGCTTCGCCCCCCGAGCCAAAATGGACTCCTTGCCCGAGCTGTCTTTTAGGGTCTTCGAAACCGGCTACTCCGAATCGCTGGAGGCCTTCGCGGTCCGCGGCGGCTCCCTGCTGAAAAACCACCGCTACACTCACTCGGCGGTGCTGATCGAGCATCCCAAGGGCCGGGTGGTCCTGGACTCGGGACTCGGCACTTCTTATCCCGCCGAATTGGCCTCGATGAGCGGAGCGGTCGGTTTCTTCGTGAAGAAAACCTTTCACGCGACCAAGCCGCTGAAGAACCAAGCCGATTTCCCACGGCTCGATCCGGCCAAGGATTTCTTTCTGGTGAGCCACGCCCACTGGGATCATCTCGGCGGCATGGCCGATTTCGAGCTGCCGATCCGGCTGCTGGCCGAGGAGAAGGATTTCATGCTCGCTCAAGGCGGGGCTTTTCAGCATGGCGTCCTTCCGATCCAGGTCGAGAAGCTGAAAGACCGATTGGTCCCGTTGGTCCTCGAGTCGAAGCCCTACGAGAACTTCGCCCGCAGTCTCGACCTGTTCGGCGACGGCAGCCTGGTCGTCGTCTCGCTCTCCGGCCACACGCCGGGATCGCTCGGCCTCTTCGCCAATCTTCCTTCGGGCAAGCGTTTCCTCTTTGTCGGCGACGCCCTCTGGTCGGTCGACGCCGAGGGCAAGCCCCAGGCTCGTAGCTGGGCGGCGGAGCGCTTTTCGGATTTCGACCCGTTGGAAGCCCGCAAAATCCGGGTCAAGCTGGGGGAGCTGATCCGCCACAGCAATGAAATCAAGCTCGTGCCGGTGCATGACGCGAAAGCCCTGGCGCTTGTGACCCAAAGCGATTAG
- a CDS encoding DUF309 domain-containing protein, producing MQLAIPRYSQRVFPRYRYVPTLHPHPVIDPKGHSYKKEEEKPEYLPPEKWKQNDLYLYGVDLYNHGYWWEAHEAWESLWLTTQKTDVEGQFLQGLIQFSAALLKLYSGNNRGFESLLRESDKRLRFCLKELSQQNRRQLMGLDLEAWLGKVQVFCDSLGGQDGESVDALGFASFPALILES from the coding sequence ATGCAATTAGCCATTCCGAGATATTCGCAACGGGTTTTCCCCCGTTACCGCTACGTCCCGACTCTCCATCCCCACCCGGTGATCGATCCGAAGGGGCACAGCTATAAAAAAGAGGAGGAAAAGCCGGAATATCTCCCGCCCGAAAAATGGAAGCAGAACGACCTCTATCTGTACGGGGTCGACCTCTACAACCACGGCTACTGGTGGGAAGCCCACGAGGCCTGGGAAAGCCTTTGGCTCACCACCCAAAAAACCGACGTCGAGGGCCAATTCCTCCAAGGTCTGATCCAATTTTCGGCGGCGCTCCTCAAACTCTATTCCGGCAACAACCGCGGCTTCGAGAGCTTGCTGCGCGAATCCGACAAACGCCTCCGTTTTTGCCTCAAGGAGCTGAGCCAACAGAATCGTCGCCAGCTCATGGGGCTGGACCTCGAGGCTTGGCTCGGCAAGGTCCAGGTCTTCTGCGATTCGCTGGGCGGCCAAGACGGCGAATCGGTCGACGCCCTCGGCTTCGCCAGTTTCCCGGCCCTGATCCTCGAATCATGA
- a CDS encoding AMP-binding protein, translating into MPEIIWKPYGDYIEKSNISRFMKAHGIRDYDTLVRWSNADVERFWDACLKDLDLRWQQPYRKILDSSDGFAWSKWFVGGKINIVDQCIDRWIEAGKGAKTAFTWEGDCGAVKKLSYAELQSQVDKLAAALGSMGVQEGDRVGLYLPMIPEMVVSFFACLKIGAIVIPIFSGFGPDPLAVRLNNAEAKVLITADGSLRRGKEVAIKQSADLALKQVPSIQKVIVAKRLFKDIPWQEGRDLWFDDLLAGNHPSVPTATLDAEARCMIIYTSGTTGLPKGTVHTHAGCLAQMTKEVGYYFDTKPEDVFFWVTDIGWMMGPWEMIGSLSLNSSFLIFEGAPDFPNPDRLWDVASRHGATIFGISPTAIRLLMKADDSWVKKHDLSRLRILGSTGEPWDPQSYRWFFEKVGGGRCPIINISGGTEIVGCLLAPLPITELKPSTLRGPGLGMDVDVFNEEGQPVRGEVGYLVCKKPAPSMTKAFWNDRDRYLETYFSKWPEIWFHGDWAIVDEDGFWFLQGRADDTIKVSGRRTGPAEIEAALLRHPACAEAAAIGVPHEIKGEGIVCFVVLKGDFKAGDALAGELSEKVGEVLGKTLRPEKVIFVAALPKTRSAKIVRGAIKKKYLGKELGDLSSVENPDALEAIAPVLS; encoded by the coding sequence ATGCCGGAAATCATCTGGAAACCCTACGGCGATTACATCGAAAAATCGAATATCTCCCGCTTCATGAAAGCCCACGGCATTCGCGATTACGACACTCTCGTGCGCTGGTCCAACGCCGACGTCGAGCGTTTCTGGGACGCCTGCTTGAAGGATCTGGATCTGCGCTGGCAGCAGCCTTACCGCAAGATCCTCGACAGCTCCGACGGCTTCGCTTGGTCGAAGTGGTTTGTTGGCGGCAAGATCAACATCGTCGATCAATGCATCGACCGTTGGATCGAAGCCGGCAAGGGCGCCAAGACCGCCTTCACTTGGGAGGGCGACTGCGGCGCGGTCAAGAAGCTCAGCTACGCCGAATTGCAAAGCCAGGTGGACAAGCTGGCGGCGGCGCTTGGTTCGATGGGTGTCCAAGAGGGCGACCGGGTCGGCCTCTACCTGCCGATGATCCCGGAAATGGTGGTCAGTTTCTTCGCCTGCCTCAAGATCGGCGCCATCGTCATTCCGATCTTTTCGGGCTTCGGCCCCGATCCGCTGGCGGTTCGATTGAACAATGCCGAAGCCAAGGTCCTCATCACGGCCGACGGCTCGCTGCGCCGGGGCAAGGAAGTGGCGATCAAGCAGAGCGCCGACCTTGCGCTGAAGCAAGTCCCCTCCATCCAAAAAGTCATCGTGGCCAAGCGGCTCTTCAAGGACATTCCCTGGCAGGAGGGGAGGGATCTTTGGTTCGACGACCTGTTGGCCGGAAATCATCCGTCGGTCCCGACCGCGACCTTGGACGCCGAGGCCCGCTGCATGATCATCTACACCTCCGGCACCACCGGCCTGCCCAAGGGCACGGTTCATACCCACGCCGGCTGCCTCGCCCAGATGACCAAGGAGGTCGGTTACTATTTCGACACCAAGCCCGAGGACGTTTTCTTCTGGGTCACCGACATCGGCTGGATGATGGGGCCGTGGGAAATGATCGGCTCGTTGTCGCTGAATTCGAGCTTCCTGATTTTCGAGGGTGCGCCCGATTTCCCCAATCCCGACCGGCTTTGGGACGTGGCCTCGCGTCACGGCGCGACCATCTTCGGGATTTCGCCGACCGCCATTCGCCTCTTGATGAAGGCGGACGACTCCTGGGTGAAGAAGCACGACTTGAGCCGGCTGCGGATCCTCGGCTCCACCGGCGAGCCCTGGGATCCCCAATCTTACCGCTGGTTCTTCGAAAAAGTCGGCGGCGGCCGTTGCCCAATCATCAACATCAGCGGCGGCACCGAGATCGTCGGCTGTCTCCTGGCGCCCTTGCCCATCACCGAGCTCAAGCCCAGCACCCTGCGGGGACCGGGTTTGGGCATGGACGTCGACGTCTTCAACGAGGAAGGCCAGCCGGTGCGCGGCGAAGTCGGTTACCTGGTATGCAAGAAGCCGGCGCCTTCGATGACCAAGGCCTTCTGGAACGATCGCGACCGCTATCTCGAGACATACTTTTCGAAGTGGCCCGAGATTTGGTTTCACGGCGATTGGGCGATCGTCGACGAAGACGGTTTTTGGTTCTTGCAGGGCCGGGCCGACGACACGATCAAGGTTTCGGGCCGGCGGACCGGGCCGGCCGAGATCGAGGCCGCCTTGTTGCGGCATCCGGCCTGCGCCGAGGCCGCGGCGATCGGCGTGCCCCATGAGATCAAGGGCGAGGGCATCGTCTGCTTCGTGGTGTTGAAGGGCGATTTCAAGGCCGGCGACGCCTTGGCCGGCGAGCTTTCGGAAAAAGTCGGCGAGGTGCTGGGCAAGACCCTGCGGCCGGAGAAAGTGATCTTCGTCGCGGCCCTTCCCAAGACTCGCTCCGCGAAGATCGTGCGCGGCGCCATCAAGAAGAAATACCTCGGCAAGGAGCTGGGCGATCTCTCCTCGGTGGAAAACCCCGACGCCCTGGAAGCGATCGCTCCCGTCCTCTCATAA
- a CDS encoding phosphatase PAP2 family protein codes for MRKKIATFLLISWIWTLVGGSPLWAKDQEEPVPESQPDLQLSPQDAAFGERSEMHERFTFKELPRDLGGSLKSSFWGWGGLAFGLGAGLSGGLVPLDDNIQDSFEPNALFGETANDVMGWVISPYTIGGASVITWIVGHGTHHPKVALTGRALTEALFLSLGIDVVAKLSFNRRAPDNGRFSFPSAHSTAAFTAAGVLTSFYGWKAGIPSYALASLISVSRVDGDQHWVSDVVMGAVLGSVIGWGTAQFHKKEHPNFFLSPQVSSNRASLGFTYIY; via the coding sequence ATGAGGAAAAAAATCGCGACATTTCTATTGATTTCCTGGATTTGGACCTTGGTCGGAGGCTCCCCGCTCTGGGCCAAGGACCAGGAGGAGCCGGTCCCGGAATCTCAACCCGACCTCCAGCTCTCCCCCCAAGACGCCGCTTTCGGCGAGCGCTCCGAAATGCACGAAAGGTTCACCTTCAAGGAGCTTCCCCGGGACCTCGGCGGAAGCCTCAAATCCTCGTTTTGGGGCTGGGGCGGCCTGGCTTTCGGATTGGGAGCCGGCTTGAGCGGCGGCCTGGTTCCCTTGGACGACAATATTCAAGACAGCTTCGAGCCTAACGCCTTGTTCGGCGAAACCGCCAATGACGTCATGGGCTGGGTCATCTCGCCCTATACCATCGGCGGCGCTTCGGTGATCACCTGGATCGTCGGCCACGGAACCCATCATCCCAAGGTGGCTCTAACCGGCCGCGCCCTGACCGAGGCCCTCTTCCTTTCCCTGGGCATCGACGTCGTGGCCAAGCTCTCCTTCAACCGGCGGGCGCCGGACAACGGCCGCTTCAGCTTTCCCAGCGCCCACTCCACCGCGGCCTTCACCGCCGCCGGAGTCTTGACCAGCTTCTACGGCTGGAAGGCCGGCATCCCTTCTTACGCCCTCGCCTCCTTGATATCGGTCAGCCGGGTCGATGGCGATCAGCATTGGGTCAGTGACGTCGTCATGGGCGCGGTCCTCGGCAGCGTCATCGGCTGGGGCACCGCCCAATTCCATAAAAAAGAGCATCCTAACTTCTTTCTTTCACCGCAGGTGTCGAGCAACCGTGCAAGCCTTGGCTTCACCTACATCTACTGA